Proteins from one Physeter macrocephalus isolate SW-GA unplaced genomic scaffold, ASM283717v5 random_1165, whole genome shotgun sequence genomic window:
- the LOC114485378 gene encoding pleckstrin homology domain-containing family A member 7-like, with amino-acid sequence MRTPLEVRLFPQLQTYMPYRPYLPQLRKVTSPLQSPTKTKPKVEDEAPPRPPLPELYSPEDQPPAVPPLPREATIIRHTSVRGLKRQSDERKRDREQGQCVNGDSRVELRSYVSEPELATFSGDMAPPSLGLLGSESRYQTLPGRGLSGSTSRLQQSSTIAPYVTLRRGLDAESSKVTYPRPRSALERLYSGDHQRGKMSAEEQLERMKRHQKALVRERKRTLSQGERTGLPSSRYLSQPLPGDLGSWKREQDFDLQLLERAVQGDRKDKEENGWLKVQAMPVTELDLEPQEYDVDISRELSKPEKVSIPERYVELDPEEPPSLEELQARYRKAEKIRNILARSSMCNLQPVSGQDRDSVADLDSQLQEQERIINISYALASEASQRSKQVAAAGPPPA; translated from the exons ATGCGGACCCCTCTGGAGGTTCGACTCTTCCCCCAGCTGCAAACCTACATGCCGTACCGACCTTACCTGCCCCAGCTGAGGAAGGTGACGTCTCCCCTTCAGTCACCAACCAAGACGAAGCCCAAAGTT GAAGACGAGGCACCTCCCAGGCCCCCGCTCCCTGAGCTCTACAGCCCGGAGGACCAGCCCCCGGCCGTGCCACCTCTACCGAGGGAGGCCACCATCATCCGGCACACTTCAGTGAGGGGCCTCAAGCGGCAGTCGGACGAGAGGAAGCGAGACCGGGAGCAGGGGCAGTGTGTGAACGGGGACTCGAGG GTGGAACTCCGGTCATACGTCAGTGAGCCTGAGCTGGCGACCTTCAGTGGGGAcatggcccctccctccctgggactCCTGGGCTCTGAGAGCAGGTACCAGACGTTGCCAGGCAGAG GGCTCTCGGGGTCCACGTCAAGGCTCCAGCAGTCGTCCACCATTGCTCCCTACGTCACGCTTCGGAGGGGTCTAGATGCCGAAAGCAGCAAGGTGACCTACCCT AGACCCAGGAGTGCCTTGGAGCGCCTGTACTCAGGGGACCACCAGCGGGGCAAGATGAGCGCGGAGGAGCAGCTCGAGCGCATGAAGCGGCACCAGAAGGCGCTGGTCCGGGAGCGCAAGAGGACGctgagccaaggagagaggacgGGTCTGCCCTCGTCCCGCTACCTCAGCCAACCACTCCCTGGAGATCTCGGCTCA TGGAAGCGCGAGCAGGACTTTGACCTGCAGCTGCTGGAACGGGCCGTACAAGGGGACAGAAAGGACAAGGAGGAGAATGGCTGGCTGAAGGTGCAGGCTATGCCTGTCACTGAGTTGGACCTGGAACCACAAGAATATGACGTGGACATCAGCAGAGAG CTCTCCAAACCAGAGAAGGTCTCCATCCCCGAGCGTTACGTGGAGCTGGATCCTGAAGAGCCGCCCAGCCTGGAGGAGCTGCAGGCGCGGTACCGCAAGGCCGAGAAGATCCGTAACATCCTTGCCCGGTCCAG CATGTGCAACCTGCAGCCAGTGTCCGGCCAGGACCGGGACAGCGTGGCCGACCTGGACTCGCAGCTGCAGGAGCAGGAGCGCATCATCAACATCTCCTACGCCCTGGCCTCAGAGGCCTCCCAGCGCAGCAAGCAGGTGGCAG CAGCTGGCCCTCCTCCCGCCTAA